The following is a genomic window from Bombus fervidus isolate BK054 chromosome 15, iyBomFerv1, whole genome shotgun sequence.
CAATCTATCAGGGTTATCTGGTACCGTATCTTGGTAGGTTGGAGAAGCTGGACAAACGCTACTAGGTGTTCTCGATATCTGTGGTATGCTGGTATCACTAACGTCACTACCCTCGTTATGGTTGTGATTGAAATTTCGACTGCAAGAGCAACCGATTCGACTGGTCGCGTTGCTCTCGATCCATGGAGATACGATGTCCGGTGACGAATTTTTCTCCGTTTTGCTgcttgaaaaaagaaaagaattgtgTTGTTTCGTTCGATCCGAATTCAAATTATCGActctatttttacattttgaatTTCGGACTCAAACTCGGGATCAAGTAAACATGTGTAACAGTTAACTTATCTGTTATCTAGTTAATTAGCTTATTACGTTTGCATTTAATTCCTTGTATCGTAAAAAGTACGACAATACGTATGTAATGGTACTTACGTTTCTTTATCAATCGCCTCGAGTACAGAATCGTTACTCGGTATTAGTGTGTCCGTTGAACTGTCTACCGATGGATTTACTGGCGAGTCGTTCAAAGCTTGCGTCGTCGTTGTGTAACTTTTCGCTTTGTCCTGATTCTCTGTTATGTTTTTCTCTATTGTCTCAGCAATAATACAATTCTCCGTGCAGTTGTGTTTTCCTTTCTCGCCTGTTTCCGTGTCGAGCGTTAACGAGTCAAATTTCCTgtcattatatacaataaatgatataacatttttttgatTCTCGATTCATGAATACAAAGTATTCAAGAATAACACAAACTAAACTAAACATATTTTCACATTGGGCTTGttttataaaagattaaattgaaataattacttcTCTACTGAAGCGCTTGGATCGCTGAGTCGACGGTGAAGATAGGCCGCATGATCGGGAGTATGCATAAGATCACCGTATGAGCGAGTTTTAGTCATTTGTCCCTGTGGTTCTTCGTTCTCACCACCTTCGATATCTATCATCGTTACTCTTTGTTTATCGTCTCTGATACCGAGAGGAGATTCCATAGAACCTAAATATATTTCGGACCATAAAACAAGGTCGCGTACGTTACAACTTGGCCATAATACCTAAAATATACAAGAATTATTCTAAACATACTAAATGGTTGAAATGAAAAGCAATATGTtgcttattatataacaaaacTTATGCgagaataacgtatagcatatGCTGTACAGAACTGACCGAACGACTAGTGATGACTTTATTACGGCTGGTatatacgataaaaaatatcttacttgATTCTTTAACGGAGAGTACAAATGATTTATGAAAGAGCTGGAATTGAGGAAACGCCAAACTGAAAATGTACGCTCCCGTATTCTTAACTGAAACCTTTCTTGCCTTGTGTTGCAGAGAAATGTGCCGAAAAGTTGTGAATATGTATGCTGTGCAAGTTTCACCTAAAATTAACCAAAAATGTGCCGGCTTTAGTAGATTAGCCTTCCGATAGTCGACTAACTCAATCTACttgattttttcaaaatagaTATGTATGAATTTCTAACTACTTACAAGATACGCAGGAGACATTTGAAAACTGCAtttgaattgtaaaattaactGATGTACACAGTCAAGCCACTGCAAAAATACTGGGCATCGTTCGTTCGGATCTTCACAGCCAACAGTTTGTCCGCAACGATCCGCGAATTTGTGTCCAAAGTCTAACCATTCTCTCTCACATAAAACTTGGAATCCCTAGCAACGATCAAGTGGAATAACGAAACGATTATCAATTGCAAATAACAAacaagaaacgagaaaagtaCCTTTGGCATACCTCCATAGTTCGATAATAAGGATCGAGAAGAATCTGTGCTAAAGCGACTATCTGTGGTGTTCTATCCCAGCCGTCGCTACAATGCACCAATACTGGCCGGCCGTCTCTTTCTATCGCCGACGCTACAGTCACCGCAGCACGTAATAATCCAGACATATGTTGTAACCATCGTGTCCCTTCCAGAAGACTGAGCCAACTGTAtattatgaaagaaaattagaaaagtttTAGATCGTTTCACTTCCAATCGTAATAATAGCATAATAATATTGGTTCAATATGAGAAAATGAGGAAaacaaatagaatatttacttAGGTTGATCCGCGTCCGAGGCACAGAGTTGTCTCACCGCGTGAAAACTCTTTCGTATCGAGTGAATATTTGGTAAATTCATAAATTGTATGTCACAACTAGGATAATATTCGGGACACTCACATCCACCACCACGCGCTCTATTTGCCACAGCGGTTGTATATGATCTAGCATCCACGATTAAGACTTTCTGCAAACAACATACGCTAATTCGTTAAGGATCAtcagtttcaaatatttatataactgGAATCTTTTTTGATTCGATGCTCACTTTTGTTCTATTTGACGTGACGTTATCATCGGTAGTATCAGGATAGATGATAGATGAATCCATCATCGTCGATTCACCTTTATCATAGGAACATGCATCTGAGAGGGCCTTTAAAAGATGTTCGTCATCTGGACTTCGCCATCCGAGCCATCCAACTTCTGGCTGACTGCTTCGTGCTATTACTGCACCATTATTCACGTGCCTTCGAAATTATGAAAGACGAGAATGtaacatattataataagatGCATAATAGGGATActtctctttttatatatcaacataaatacttctttccttcttatttctttttttttatacctcCAAACAACGGCAGGGATTCGTCGAAAACTCCTAAATTTTGCCACAATCTCAAGTCTGTCATCAGGGATGCAAGAAGGAACCAGAAGCAATGGTGGATAGGACGGGCATATGCGATAATCTTTATTGATTTGACTTATGCGCCATGTACCatgcaaattaaattttagtcGTTCCACCTAAGAAAAGAAAGTGAAgggattaaattatatttaaattgtgtcttatctacatatatttacTTACAAGTTACTTACTTCTGAATTAAAGGTAGCATTATACGATATGTTATCTTTCCCTAATTTGGTATTATCTTTGCCTTCCTCGATAGACCAAGCATAATATGCAAAAGCAAATATATCTTCTATACTCTTTCGTGGGTAAGTCACCTTATGTAATCGTTTAAACCATTCCAAACAATGTTCGTTTGTGGCAAAGACACAACTGAAATCATTAAGTTGTTTTCGATATCAAAATGATAGGAATGCTATAAGTTtcaacaaaatagaaaattttcataccTCAGTGAACGAGCATCCTTGCAACCAATATGCAGGAAAAAAATCTCTTTAACTTCTAGCTGTTCTATTAAACCCAATGGAATATTGTAACATGCTTGACTTAATTGTAAATAGAGTCTATAATTAGAAAGAGCCAACACTCCATCCGACGTACGTCCAAGTGCTACAATGAATTCCCCGCTCAAAGGTGTAAATGGAACTGTAAGTGTTTGATCCTCGCATTCGAAATGCGTATGCTTTGGAAATAATTCCGAAGCATGTAAATGACAGATGGATTGCAAACTTGTTGGCTCTTCAGAACTCTCCATCTCCTCTCTATGTGACACATCATATACAAACTTCAGTCTCCTTCTTGAACATGAAAAGTTCTAATTGCGGGCTATATTTTTCTCACATAGTTTATAGACATAATGTGGAATTGAATTACTCCAATTTGTCACAGAAATATACTAGTTCTAGTTATTTACTAGCATGTATCAAAATACGCGTTTGGCCTGTTTGTTTCAATACGTTCAAGTAATCACAAATATacgttattgaaaatttataaacagtcgcaatatcatatattataacgaTTGATAAGTATATGATCGTTTGAGCTATGGATAAACAGAAAATTCATTAAACTTATTCGAAATAACACGATGCATCTATAAACGAAACATCGACGTAACATAAGCGATAGGATTTTCGTTTATTATCGCTTATCGATTTGTGTCATTTTGGGACATTACCATATGCAGAAATATcttgataaaaatatcttggaacaaatatatacaaattgcAAAAAATGTGTTCCATCTTCATGAgatgaaaatgttaatttgtatttaactAGATATCAAGAAatttatatgataaatataaaaaatctatCGAGACAGTAGAATCGTTTAAATCGACATATGCATATTCGTCAACTGTCGAAAGTTGATAACACTACACAACCGATTTAATTGCATACAATTATCaaactaaataaatttgtatctaTAAGAAGGTGCTAAGAAAACGTTGAAGGATAAGAGAAACAATTTCAACTAAAACGGTCGAAAATTGTTCGTGTTGTTTTTTCTAGAGAGCCGTAATAAACGAAAGGTGACAAGTTTACAACAACAACGATGTCTCACCTTGAATTGCGAGGTTTCTCCGCGATGGACGATATCCAACCGTTCTGATACTTCATACAATATCCATGAACAGTCGTTTACACAAGGAGTACAATGTGGACATTACTCAATTAagagagagcgagaaagagaaagagatagaaaaaGAACATTTCCTCGTgtaggaaaaaatataacgatttCGACGTCAAACTTGAAAGTATCTAAGTATTTCAGATTTGTTTTTAGCAGGTACGTAGATAGCTTACGGTATAAACGATTCCGCTAGATTTATGCCAGCTCAATCCAAACGCGATCACTTTTCGTTACGGCAATTCAGGGGAATGGCCAGCATCACAGGGAGCGATCTCCATTAATTGAATTGTTTGcttctcttcccttttttccttttcttctttctcttttttttttttctttattttttaattaaattaaacttgtAATGTCACGAAGGATTCGATTTCAGATTATTCTTTCTGAAAAATACTCGTTCTACTCAATGTGAAAGTTACACTGACAGATTAGTCCATATACAAATCAAGCCGTTTTTCCATTGTTCGGTACGCTTCTTAGTGTCCATTTTCAACGAAGCTGTGTTTTTTCAAAGCCATTACATCATTGGTCGAAACGGcgtgagaaaatattttccactttTCAAGACCAATAACACAAtgataatatcaatattaaaaaagaataaactCGAAACTCGTTGgtaatttaaatgtattcaaataattgatatattcaaaagaattttattatttaaatgcaTATTGATAAACCTCAATTTTAAATGCATGAAGAGTAGAAAAAGCATCATGGTACGAAATTATTGATAATCATTCGTTGCTTTTCTCACGTAACATAAATCTCTAGCTTTAGAATCATTCGTGGATAACCATAAACTTCATGAACAAAATGGAAGTTGACGCATGCGTTATTCCCTTATATCACTTTCATCATAGATTATATTCGAGAGTCcctttcttctgtttcttatcatattattagaaattaaaagtatttacATGTTTACGTTTTGCTAATACGATGTTTATAAAATGCAGAACGgtcgaaataaatgtaatacaatAGCAATCTGCTCTTCCATAACCAAATTAGAGAGCACATACTtgatagtaaaaataaaaacaataaaaacacaATGAATTTATGCTAAAACCTTACAGATaacaaattttgcattttcGGATAAGGTACGTGGCAGCGTCATAATTACtcttgttattattatcatattgTTCTTCagtgataatataaaaaatttgaattcatGCGTATAACGCGTCGTGGTTCGGTATTATATCATACGTTGCGAACACAAGTACGAGTGCTGAAAAATGATGCATCACTATACAAAATGGAAACGAACTATTAAGAGTCAGTCACTTTCTCATCATGCTTTCCAGAAGTTTGGATTTTGTTGTAACCTCCTCTCAAAAGTTTCGTACCACCCTTGAATAACAGATAGCGGTACAAAGTTTTCTGTTGGGTTTGGTGTCATTTGTGCTTGTGTCACAGAAAAACTCGAAACATAATTCAAAAAACTTGTAAGCATCTTCTGAACAAATTCTAAAAAGAAGTTTGACGTGGCTTGTGTTACTGTAGCTGCTTGTTGTTCTATAGCTCCAATAGGTTCCACCGAAACCCCTATTTGTGCTACATGAGAAATCTTTCCCACTCCAAAAATTCCTAAATTACTATTTTCGAATTCATGATTCTTCTTCAGAGTGGATATCTTGAATATGGCAGATGGCTTGACGTTTGAAATATACCCAAGAAACTGCCAATTAGGTGGAGCAGTTGGATCTGGCCAACTGAAATACACTGTAAAGACCAAGGGTCAATAAGAATATGCAGATGAATttgtttaattgttattatagCACATACCTGCACCACCTGTTCCATCAGGAAATGGTATAGCACCAGTGAGAAAAACCACAATATGGTTTATATTATCTGCATCAGGTACTGTTATTAAAAACTGGTTCTCTCCTATCCGTTGAAAATCCGTTTGGACCTAAGAAAGATGTTACATTTACAATTACATATCGTTTATATATGTTTGGAAATTGTGGTTTACTATTTGAAACTTGAAAAAGTGTAGATTCGTCGACatgatatttacatatttgattAAATGCAAAGACGCTCGTGACAAGTTGGCGACGGGGTGGGGTGAGATGCGAGCACTACTGAGAGGTAACAGAAACAAGATACAAAACAAAACGACGCAAGCATAGGACATTAGCGAAAACCAGGAAAAAAGAAGTATGTTACGTAGGAACACTGATACGTTTGTGACAAACGATACATTTacgtttaattaacaatttagcatcgaaaatgaaatacaatGTCGATACTTGCATAGCAAAGCATTGATACTTACGAGTCGACCAGATACAATTATACCAAGCATCTTTATGTCGAATCTAGATCATTCTATCGCCTTCTACTTATCACACTACACCAGTAAATGTTCGGCAAGTATATAATAGGTACACAACGTTGTCACACCATCCAAACATTTACAATCGCTAGAATGATGTTTATCACGATTCATGTGGCTATATAGAGAGTGGAAACTAAAGTAATACTAGTTACTATATCTAAGGTAGTATCCTCATGTGTACATACGAAGCttaatatgaataatttttctccGTGCTTTTACTTTCGAaaccaaaataaaaagattcaaCATTCAAAATGTTCTTTTTGTATGATATAATTTCCATAATTTGCTACTTTGTTGAGTTACCTATCATCGTctcttattatatttctttatatgatAATTCGAGATAAACACAGGACAAAGACAAAATACTAATTCAACTATGGTATAACAATACCACCTGTTGGTGATTCTAGTCTATATACTTTATGTAttcaatttgtttcttttctttatacatatatattttatgtattgaagaattgtatttgaaaaatttagaattttacattttacacacAATTCataattactatatattatattgaactacttttttgtattatgtatgttCAATTTACAGATTCAAATAGGCAATGATCTTAGTTTCGTAAAAATAGATATGATTAAGAAAGTGTGAAACAATTTGAGAGtactttttttcgttttcgttaaatcatttttaactGCAATATTCTTTTCGTATACAGTAGCAAAGAATATCAGTTCTTGTCCTCGATATTAAGGTGGTATGAATAGGTGTTCTGGATGAACTATGTATAAACAGCGTCGAGTAGCGTTAAagttaaaagaaagataaagacACACTTATATCGTGTTTACAGTAAAGATGTCATCTCTGTCGGAAAAAACGGAAGATCAAATACACGTATCtaacgaaaatgaaatgtttgtTCAACACGTGTAGCATAAATCAATGACGTCAGTAATTTCCTAATGATTTCCTTAATCTTACGGCAGATGACAAACCATTGAGAAAAGCTTGCTTCTCATTATTATTCGATCGTTACGTAGAAACAGAATGCGAGAAAAGGAAGGATTCATATAGAGAGCAGATTTGTAATGACggttggaaaaattgaaatatcgtgAGTTAAAGGCGGAATAAGATAATCGGTGAATCGAAAGTCCCTGGGTGGATGGTGATGGCGATGACGATGGCGACGGTGAGAGCAAACCTCTACGAAGTTCGATGTGTGTGACATCACTCTTCATTGTTGGAGGTTTACGTCATTCTCGAGACTGGTCTTAAGTCGGTGCGCGCGATCTACAGTAGTGTAGACACGCGTACAGACTAGTGGCGGGAAGTGATAGAGACGAAAGAGGCGAAAAACAGCCGAATTACCGTCGCGACTGCGCGAAACATCTTGGACGTGTCGTTTTTCGTCAAAACGAAATTATTGTTCGTCCGGTAGTGCGAGTTTTCCCTTTAAACCGAAACTAATGGTGAATTAATTGGATATAAgtaagaaaaggagaaaggatACAGTGTCAATGCGAACCGAGGAGTGAGGGTAACTAAGAAGGATAGAGAGGAGAgggtgaaagaaaaaaagagagaaggctCGCAAGATAGAAAAGGAGAAGGATACGAAGCGCGACGTTTAACAGTAGTAGCGCTGATTTGTGATTTCATCGACGGTTACTGATTTCGAGGGAGCTCGATATGAATCGAGTCTAGTGAGCTTTCGAACTATAGAGTACTTTTTCGCGCGGCAATAATATCGCGTGCGGTGTCACCGATAATATCGAAAAGAATGTTCACGAGCATGTAATTTATTTGTGATATATCCAAGCAGTCAGTGCCTCTTTGACGACGACGCGTtcttacattttaaatataacggTGTATAAATAAGTATGAGCAATAGCGGGAGTGCACAATCAGAGATCTCTCATCGTTCATTTTTCCAAAGAATCTGAATTTCATTGTCGcgtgttttttttattcgtcgtTGAGACTCGTCAACGAATGCACGTGAAATGCAGTCGGAATCAATGCGTTTCCCTTTGAAGTTTACCACATATGTTTTTCGTGCGTGGGCATGCAGCACCGAACTATCGTCAAGGTTAGTGTGCCTGACAGGCTCTCCATCGCCTTGCGAACTTACGCTAGTTCTCAATGGGTAGCAGTGAGTAGCTGCAGTAGGTAATTAAATAGTACACTTTCATGTGTATGTCTGTTAGTAGTAACGCTACATCTCAACCATTCCGAATATATATCTTGTGTACACGATAACcacaattttctttctatatttttacatttctacttaaaaaatgtaaatttaaaataaattcgaatGATCTTCATGTTTAATGTGTAATCTCTGTAATTATACGCATAGAATGCATTGagcaaaataaagaaataaggagaatgataataataacgatgatatcattttcttcccaaataggaaaattcaaaattctccTCTGTTGGATGATTAAGAGATAAATATATTGGATGGGCATTAATCTCTTGCCTAATCATACATCTGTTTGAACAATGAAGTCTTCCTATATATCTGTTCAAGTTTATGTCAACGGATATCGACAAAGTCTATGTAAGTACAATTTttgcagaatataaattattacaaacatATTCCTTATCCATCTTGagctaataaatatctttaatcAATGAGTGATTTTGTTTCAGGGAAAAGAAACATACGTAATGTTGTCACTTGCATACTGGGTGCATATACACAAAGAGTGGCGacttactaaaaattatttgattattggTCCTCCTGCTTATATAATGCTCcaagaaaattatatctttgtcACTGAATTGGCACATTTGTGCAGAGAAAGGTAATGCAAATATTGATCTTCTTTCAACTATTGCTACTTTTTTTCAACAATTCGACAAAAGGGAAATGTATATGTTGCAGGCTTAAAGTATCGAACAATTGGTTGTGTCATTAATCAAAGCAGAAATAGTTTTTCAACGATGCAGCGTAGCATGCTTTTCCTTGTTGCAAAAGGATTTGATATTTGGAAGTATGTTTACTGCTACAGATTTACATACATTAAGTTAATTGGTAATAAGATGATTCTAGCATTACCACACTCCAACCGAAATTGATTCAACTTTTATCTATACTATTTTACAATcagttgaaaataaaattaagaaaaaaaatattgaatgtatatatatatatatcgaatcCTCTTGCAAACCGGATAAAGATTGACATTTTTCTAATTCGAGTGTGATAATACTGTTTCAAGTTATAAATAGTTAGTTTCATCAAATTATGGTTAATTcgtgtatattttattccagAACAGCCGCTTCTATGAGTACCATTCGTCTGTTGCACTGTGATGGAAAAGATACTAACAACAAAAGCGCTTCAAGTGAGTATATCATACATAGACTTCAGATATGTAGAATTTTGCGTGTATTGACACGCATCGCATGTTTATAGCGTTTATTTCTACAGATAGAATGGCATATGAGGTATTTCTGGGTGGATCCTGTAATCCAACCACATGGAGGTCAGAAATAGCGATACCGACTCTACAGAGACTCGGGATCACTTATTACAATCCCGTACGTGACCATTTGTATTCATTCTAGCCTGATCTACCTATTGATTAGTCATTggtacaattgtaaaaataaataaataaaaataataaatttcagcaAGTGTCGCAGTGGGGACCGGAATTAATAGCTCAAGAATACGAAGCGAAACAAACAGCGAAAGTATTACTCTTCGTAATTGATAATCAAACACGCAATAGCGCAGGCATCATTGAAGCAGCTCAGTTGGCAGTTACGCGCCGCGAGTCTTTAGTTCTTGTTATTTATCCGTATCGTCAGGGTCAAACGATACTTGGCGAAACTGTATCTCTTCAGTAAGTGCCTTGTTTTcactttctctattttttgttGATATAGATTACTCTCATTTTTAGTATTTGTATCATAAATGTTAATTCTTATTTAGAGAATATTGTGACTTGATGAATGGATTGCTAGTACTTCAGTATCTGATGGAGAGACAGAGGATACCAATATTTGAAAGTGTATCAGTTGCTCTGAATTGTACATCCAAggtataaatagataaatcagtgaataaaatacgtaataataaatgattgtTGTGgtacatattttgtaaattacattgagcgaaataaatttaattgtttataCTAAAAAGCTACTGATCTGCGTTTCTCCATAGATGCTACGTGAGGAAATTAACGTGGAAGATCTGCATGCCGATGATGGTATTAGGCCGATTAAAATATCATTCGGTCAAAATGGAATGGATCTGGTGTAAGGATTTTTCGCAGAAACTGTACATACGTGTTTATGTAAGTGTGATTGTGTCGAATATTCGATTTTAACCTACTCTTTTGCAGTATGCTCAGGGAGATTTTCAAGTCTATGGATATGAACGATAATGGGGCCGTCAACTTGGAAGAAGTAAGTTTCACTAGCGTCTATTTACCACATGTTTGTAGAAAAACACATATTGCTTatgaaaaacaaattataacATATTCTTGTTACAATTGTTACAATTGTTACAATTATAACATATTCTTGTTACATTTGCTTTGCACTCTTGATTTTGTAGGCTTGGATAGCATTACAATCGAGTGTCAAGTGC
Proteins encoded in this region:
- the LOC139995151 gene encoding phosphatidylinositol-3,5-bisphosphate 3-phosphatase MTMR4 isoform X1, whose protein sequence is MKYQNGWISSIAEKPRNSRRRLKFVYDVSHREEMESSEEPTSLQSICHLHASELFPKHTHFECEDQTLTVPFTPLSGEFIVALGRTSDGVLALSNYRLYLQLSQACYNIPLGLIEQLEVKEIFFLHIGCKDARSLSCVFATNEHCLEWFKRLHKVTYPRKSIEDIFAFAYYAWSIEEGKDNTKLGKDNISYNATFNSEVERLKFNLHGTWRISQINKDYRICPSYPPLLLVPSCIPDDRLEIVAKFRSFRRIPAVVWRHVNNGAVIARSSQPEVGWLGWRSPDDEHLLKALSDACSYDKGESTMMDSSIIYPDTTDDNVTSNRTKKVLIVDARSYTTAVANRARGGGCECPEYYPSCDIQFMNLPNIHSIRKSFHAVRQLCASDADQPNWLSLLEGTRWLQHMSGLLRAAVTVASAIERDGRPVLVHCSDGWDRTPQIVALAQILLDPYYRTMEGFQVLCEREWLDFGHKFADRCGQTVGCEDPNERCPVFLQWLDCVHQLILQFKCSFQMSPAYLVKLAQHTYSQLFGTFLCNTRQERFQLRIRERTFSVWRFLNSSSFINHLYSPLKNQVLWPSCNVRDLVLWSEIYLGSMESPLGIRDDKQRVTMIDIEGGENEEPQGQMTKTRSYGDLMHTPDHAAYLHRRLSDPSASVEKKFDSLTLDTETGEKGKHNCTENCIIAETIEKNITENQDKAKSYTTTTQALNDSPVNPSVDSSTDTLIPSNDSVLEAIDKETSKTEKNSSPDIVSPWIESNATSRIGCSCSRNFNHNHNEGSDVSDTSIPQISRTPSSVCPASPTYQDTVPDNPDRLDDVDGLPLIHCDVQMRVQQIIVEHKLKEEALRKELHTTRMALIKQVCNHNAEIDRVDDIGSLPDSVGSTGDHGESLPSDMSWEAVEELGPAPILWVPDHAVSRCMGCDTEFWLGRRKHHCRCCGKIFCADCSENSTPLPSEQLYNPVRVCSECFSRLHRHTSPCQCNARHQNKGENDAELNSENLMTCQRSKGLNLTKDSCCDNLLQAAHQKAQPPVTAATVN
- the LOC139995151 gene encoding phosphatidylinositol-3,5-bisphosphate 3-phosphatase MTMR4 isoform X2; translated protein: MKYQNGWISSIAEKPRNSRRRLKFVYDVSHREEMESSEEPTSLQSICHLHASELFPKHTHFECEDQTLTVPFTPLSGEFIVALGRTSDGVLALSNYRLYLQLSQACYNIPLGLIEQLEVKEIFFLHIGCKDARSLSCVFATNEHCLEWFKRLHKVTYPRKSIEDIFAFAYYAWSIEEGKDNTKLGKDNISYNATFNSEVERLKFNLHGTWRISQINKDYRICPSYPPLLLVPSCIPDDRLEIVAKFRSFRRIPAVVWRHVNNGAVIARSSQPEVGWLGWRSPDDEHLLKALSDACSYDKGESTMMDSSIIYPDTTDDNVTSNRTKKVLIVDARSYTTAVANRARGGGCECPEYYPSCDIQFMNLPNIHSIRKSFHAVRQLCASDADQPNWLSLLEGTRWLQHMSGLLRAAVTVASAIERDGRPVLVHCSDGWDRTPQIVALAQILLDPYYRTMEGFQVLCEREWLDFGHKFADRCGQTVGCEDPNERCPVFLQWLDCVHQLILQFKCSFQMSPAYLVKLAQHTYSQLFGTFLCNTRQERFQLRIRERTFSVWRFLNSSSFINHLYSPLKNQVLWPSCNVRDLVLWSEIYLGSMESPLGIRDDKQRVTMIDIEGGENEEPQGQMTKTRSYGDLMHTPDHAAYLHRRLSDPSASVEKKFDSLTLDTETGEKGKHNCTENCIIAETIEKNITENQDKAKSYTTTTQALNDSPVNPSVDSSTDTLIPSNDSVLEAIDKETKTEKNSSPDIVSPWIESNATSRIGCSCSRNFNHNHNEGSDVSDTSIPQISRTPSSVCPASPTYQDTVPDNPDRLDDVDGLPLIHCDVQMRVQQIIVEHKLKEEALRKELHTTRMALIKQVCNHNAEIDRVDDIGSLPDSVGSTGDHGESLPSDMSWEAVEELGPAPILWVPDHAVSRCMGCDTEFWLGRRKHHCRCCGKIFCADCSENSTPLPSEQLYNPVRVCSECFSRLHRHTSPCQCNARHQNKGENDAELNSENLMTCQRSKGLNLTKDSCCDNLLQAAHQKAQPPVTAATVN
- the LOC139995167 gene encoding protein OPI10 homolog isoform X1, translated to MLGIIVSGRLVQTDFQRIGENQFLITVPDADNINHIVVFLTGAIPFPDGTGGAVYFSWPDPTAPPNWQFLGYISNVKPSAIFKISTLKKNHEFENSNLGIFGVGKISHVAQIGVSVEPIGAIEQQAATVTQATSNFFLEFVQKMLTSFLNYVSSFSVTQAQMTPNPTENFVPLSVIQGWYETFERRLQQNPNFWKA
- the LOC139995167 gene encoding protein OPI10 homolog isoform X2, whose product is MSHTSNFVEVQTDFQRIGENQFLITVPDADNINHIVVFLTGAIPFPDGTGGAVYFSWPDPTAPPNWQFLGYISNVKPSAIFKISTLKKNHEFENSNLGIFGVGKISHVAQIGVSVEPIGAIEQQAATVTQATSNFFLEFVQKMLTSFLNYVSSFSVTQAQMTPNPTENFVPLSVIQGWYETFERRLQQNPNFWKA